The following proteins are co-located in the Pan troglodytes isolate AG18354 chromosome 5, NHGRI_mPanTro3-v2.0_pri, whole genome shotgun sequence genome:
- the MEA1 gene encoding male-enhanced antigen 1 isoform X2 encodes MGPERHLSGAPARMATVVLGGDTMGPERIFPNQTEELGHQGPSEGTGDWSSEEPEEEQEETGSGPAGYSYQPLNQDPEQEEVELAPVGDGDVVADIQDRIQALGLHLPDPPLESEDEDEEGATALNNHSSIPMDPEHVELVKRTMAGVSLPAPGVPAWAREISDAQWEDVVQKALQARQASPAWK; translated from the exons ATGGGGCCTGAAAGGCATCTGTCAGGCG CCCCTGCCCGGATGGCAACAGTAGTTCTAGGAGGAGACACCATGGGCCCTGAGCGTATCTTCCCCAATCAGACTGAGGAACTGGGACATCAGGGCCCTTCAGAAGGCACTGGGGATTGGAGCAGTGAGGAGCCTGAGGAAGAGCAGGAGGAAACGGGGTCGGGCCCAGCTGGCTACTCCTACCAGCCCCTGAACCAAGATCCTGAACAAGAGGAGGTGGAACTGGCACCAGTGGGGGATGGAGATGTAGTTGCTGACATCCAGGATCGAATCCAG GCCCTGGGGCTTCATTTGCCAGACCCACCATTAGAGagtgaagatgaagatgaagaggGAGCTACAGCGTTGAACAACCACAGCTCTATTCCCATGGACCCAG AACATGTAGAGCTGGTGAAAAGGACAATGGCTGGAGTAAGCCTGCCTGCGCCAGGGGTTCCTGCCTGGGCTCGGGAGATATCGGATGCCCAGTGGGAAGATGTGGTACAGAAAGCCCTCCAAGCCCGGCAGGCATCCCCTGCCTGGAAGTGA
- the MEA1 gene encoding male-enhanced antigen 1 isoform X3: MATVVLGGDTMGPERIFPNQTEELGHQGPSEGTGDWSSEEPEEEQEETGSGPAGYSYQPLNQDPEQEEVELAPVGDGDVVADIQDRIQALGLHLPDPPLESEDEDEEGATALNNHSSIPMDPEHVELVKRTMAGVSLPAPGVPAWAREISDAQWEDVVQKALQARQASPAWK, encoded by the exons ATGGCAACAGTAGTTCTAGGAGGAGACACCATGGGCCCTGAGCGTATCTTCCCCAATCAGACTGAGGAACTGGGACATCAGGGCCCTTCAGAAGGCACTGGGGATTGGAGCAGTGAGGAGCCTGAGGAAGAGCAGGAGGAAACGGGGTCGGGCCCAGCTGGCTACTCCTACCAGCCCCTGAACCAAGATCCTGAACAAGAGGAGGTGGAACTGGCACCAGTGGGGGATGGAGATGTAGTTGCTGACATCCAGGATCGAATCCAG GCCCTGGGGCTTCATTTGCCAGACCCACCATTAGAGagtgaagatgaagatgaagaggGAGCTACAGCGTTGAACAACCACAGCTCTATTCCCATGGACCCAG AACATGTAGAGCTGGTGAAAAGGACAATGGCTGGAGTAAGCCTGCCTGCGCCAGGGGTTCCTGCCTGGGCTCGGGAGATATCGGATGCCCAGTGGGAAGATGTGGTACAGAAAGCCCTCCAAGCCCGGCAGGCATCCCCTGCCTGGAAGTGA
- the MEA1 gene encoding male-enhanced antigen 1 isoform X1 produces MCKYVSRPRRPLAPARMATVVLGGDTMGPERIFPNQTEELGHQGPSEGTGDWSSEEPEEEQEETGSGPAGYSYQPLNQDPEQEEVELAPVGDGDVVADIQDRIQALGLHLPDPPLESEDEDEEGATALNNHSSIPMDPEHVELVKRTMAGVSLPAPGVPAWAREISDAQWEDVVQKALQARQASPAWK; encoded by the exons ATGTGCAAATATGTGTCGAGACCGAGGAGGCCACTGG CCCCTGCCCGGATGGCAACAGTAGTTCTAGGAGGAGACACCATGGGCCCTGAGCGTATCTTCCCCAATCAGACTGAGGAACTGGGACATCAGGGCCCTTCAGAAGGCACTGGGGATTGGAGCAGTGAGGAGCCTGAGGAAGAGCAGGAGGAAACGGGGTCGGGCCCAGCTGGCTACTCCTACCAGCCCCTGAACCAAGATCCTGAACAAGAGGAGGTGGAACTGGCACCAGTGGGGGATGGAGATGTAGTTGCTGACATCCAGGATCGAATCCAG GCCCTGGGGCTTCATTTGCCAGACCCACCATTAGAGagtgaagatgaagatgaagaggGAGCTACAGCGTTGAACAACCACAGCTCTATTCCCATGGACCCAG AACATGTAGAGCTGGTGAAAAGGACAATGGCTGGAGTAAGCCTGCCTGCGCCAGGGGTTCCTGCCTGGGCTCGGGAGATATCGGATGCCCAGTGGGAAGATGTGGTACAGAAAGCCCTCCAAGCCCGGCAGGCATCCCCTGCCTGGAAGTGA
- the KLHDC3 gene encoding kelch domain-containing protein 3 isoform X1 → MLRWTVHLEGGPRRVNHAAVAVGHRVYSFGGYCSGEDYETLRQIDVHIFNAVSLRWTKLPPVKSAIRGQAPVVPYMRYGHSTVLIDDTVLLWGGRNDTEGACNVLYAFDVNTHKWFTPRVSGTVPGARDGHSACVLGKIMYIFGGYEQQADCFSNDIHKLDTSTMTWTLICTKGNPARWRDFHSATMLGSHMYVFGGRADRFGPFHSNNEIYCNRIRVFDTRTEAWLDCPPTPVLPEGRRSHSAFGYNGELYIFGGYNARLNRHFHDLWKFNPVSFTWKKIEPKGKGPCPRRRQCCCIVGDKIVLFGGTSPSPEEGLGDEFDLIDHSDLHILDFSPSLKTLCKLAVIQYNLDQSCLPHDIRWELNAMTTNSNISRPIVSSHG, encoded by the exons ATGTTACGGTGGACAGTGCACCTGGAGGGCGGGCCCCGCAGGGTGAACCATGCTGCAGTGGCTGTCGGGCATCGGGTATACTCCTTCGGGGGTTACTGCTCTGGTGAAGACTATGAGACACTGCGTCAGATAGATGTGCACATTTTCAATGCAG TGTCCTTGCGTTGGACAAAGCTGCCCCCAGTGAAGTCTGCCATCCGTGGGCAAGCTCCTGTGGTACCCTACATGCGCTATGGACACTCAACCGTCCTCATCGACGACACGGTCCTCCTTTGGGGCGGGCGGAATGACACCGAAGGGGCCTGCAATGTGCTCTATGCCTTTGACGTCA ATACGCACAAGTGGTTCACACCCCGAGTGTCAGGGACAGTTCCTGGGGCCCGGGATGGACATTCAGCCTGTGTCCTAGGCAAGATCATGTACATTTTTGGGGGCTACGAGCAGCAG GCGGACTGTTTTTCCAATGACATTCACAAGCTAGATACCAGCACCATGACATGGACTCTTATCTGTACAAAG GGCAACCCTGCACGCTGGAGGGACTTCCACTCAGCCACAATGCTGGGAAGTCACATGTATGTCTTTGGGGGCCGTGCTGACCGCTTtgggccattccattccaacaatGAGATTTACTGCAACCGCATTCGAGTCTTTGACACCAGAACTGAGGCTTGGCTGGACTGTCCCCCGACTCCAGTGCTGCCTGAGGGGCGCCGGAGCCACTCGGCCT tTGGCTACAATGGGGAGCTGTACATCTTTGGTGGTTATAATGCAAGGCTGAACCGGCACTTCCATGACCTCTGGAAGTTTAATCCTG TGTCCTTTACCTGGAAAAAGATTGAACCGAAGGGGAAGGGGCCATGTCCCCGCCGGCGCCAGTGCTGCTGTATTGTTGGTGACAAGATTGTCCTCTTTGGGGGTACCAG TCCATCTCCTGAGGAAGGCCTGGGAGATGAATTTGACCTTATAGATCATTCTGACTTACACATTTTGGACTTTA GCCCTAGTCTGAAGACTCTGTGCAAACTGGCCGTGATTCAGTATAACCTAGACCAGTCCTGTTTGCCTCATGATATCAG GTGGGAGCTGAATGCCATGACCACCAACAGCAATATCAGTCGCCCCATCGTCTCCTCCCATGGGTAG
- the RRP36 gene encoding ribosomal RNA processing protein 36 homolog gives MPGANYRAGSGAGAGARRPRGARDREEDGGGLEPAAVARDLLRGTSNMSFEELLELQSQVGTKTYKQLVAGNSPKKQGSRPPIQNACVADKHRPLEMSAKIRVPFLRQVVPISKKVARDPRFDDLSGEYNPEVFDKTYQFLNDIRAKEKELVKKQLKKHRSGEEHEKLQQLLQRMEQQEMAQQERKQQQELHLALKQERRAQAQQGHRPYFLKKSEQRQLALAEKFKELKRSKKLENFLSRKRRRNAGKDRRHLPLSKE, from the exons ATGCCGGGAGCGAACTACCGCGCCGGGtctggggccggggccggggcccgACGTCCCCGCGGGGCCCGGGACCGCGAGGAGGACGGCGGGGGCCTGGAGCCCGCGGCCGTGGCCCGCGACCTATTGAGGG GCACATCTAACATGTCATTTGAGGAGCTGTTGGAATTGCAGAGCCAAGTGGGGACTAAGACGTACAAACAATTGGTAGCCGGAAACAGTCCTAAGAAACAAGGTTCTAGACCACCTATCCAAAATGCATGTGTTGCAGATAAGCACAG GCCTCTGGAAATGTCAGCCAAGATCCGAGTACCATTTTTACGTCAGGTTGTTCCCATTAGTAAAAAG GTAGCCCGGGACCCTCGCTTTGATGATCTGTCAGGGGAATATAATCCTGAGGTGTTTGACAAAACATACCAATTCTTGAATGACATCCGAGCGAAAGAGAAAGAG CTTGTGAAAAAACAGTTGAAGAAGCACCGTTCAGGAGAGGAGCATGAGAAACTGCAGCAACTGCTTCAGCGAATG GAGCAGCAAGAAATGGCACAGCAGGAACGAAAGCAACAGCAGGAgctgcacctggccctgaagCAAGAACGTCGGGCTCAGGCCCAGCAGGGCCATCGGCCATACTTCCTGAAGAAAT CTGAGCAGCGCCAGTTGGCACTAGCTGAGAAGTTCAAGGAGCTGAAACGCAGCAAGAAATTGGAGAACTTCTTGAGTCGAAAGAGGCGACGGAATGCAGGCAAGGACAGGAGACATCTCCCTTTGAGCAAAGAGTAA